One Primulina eburnea isolate SZY01 chromosome 4, ASM2296580v1, whole genome shotgun sequence genomic window, GGTTTGTTGGGCATAGAGAAGACAGATGGAAAGTTGATAGCCACTGTATTCTGTGTAATGGAGGCAGCCATTTGATGATTCAAAAAGAAATTCTGTGAGCTGGTTCCTGTGTAGTGAGCTGCGATAAAGTAGCAAGGAGAACAATGAGGTGAGTGAGGGTATGTATGTCCGGTTCAAGAACGTACTAACAAGTCCACGTGGAGGACTGTTAgtggagaattttttttttttaaaatatttgaaaattttggacGGCGGGAAAATGAGTGTTTTTTTATTTCAAGGAGATAACCGTCACTTCATATAGGGGCAGTCGAAAAAGTTTTGGGTGTGTTTTACGAAAATGACGTGGATGAATTATCTCCTCTCCTTGAGCCGTCGGTAGCGTATGATAAAACTCTTCACATTTCCCACCACAGTCATGATGACATAAGCCCTTGACGCTTGActttcatctataaataccagCCAAGAGTTATCAATACACTCTAGTTTAGAAATATGGATAAAGATGGTAGTCCAGACTTGGCTGAGGAGTTCCTGAAAGATGTGGTGGCTTCGAGGAAGAAGGCTATTATGGATAGAGTGATGAAGAGGCCGCGGGCCATTTGGGCAAAAGTTCAAAAACTCCAGTCCGTTCTTGAGAGCGGAGAGGCTCCTTCTTCCAGAGATATGGCGGCATTAAAAAGATATAGGCGACGTATTCGCGTGGCTGATAATGCTGGAATATTTTCTGATGACGGCGTTTATCTTCTTATGCTGCTTAAGGAGAGGAGAGCTCTGAGAAGGGTAGCCATCTCAGAGGAGTTTGCTTGTATTTCCGCCGGAGGGATGACCAGCTGGTTAGCCCTTTGGAGGTTGTACGTAGATAGGGAGATTAGGAGTGTCCGCCTCCGCCTTTGTTGATGTATTACTCTCCCCTTGCTTATGATGTACTATTCTCCCCTGCTTATaaagatatttattttattttacttactGGTGCTTGTcttcttcttttgttttctGCAAACTTAACCTGAACAAGCACAAGAAATAAACACATCATGATAAGTCAATCAAACCAAGCATATTGCGAAAATGGGAGAACTTAGCCTCgggtagtggttttgtaaaaatattggctgtttgttgatcagtgtGAACATATTCAAGCCGTATTTCTTTCTTCATCACATGCTCTCGAATGAAATGGTGTCGGATATCGATATGCTTTGTTCGAGAGTGCATGACAGGGTTGTATGTTATAGCTATTGCACTTGTGTTGTCGCAAAATATGGGAGATTCAGCCGCTTGGATTCCATAGTCTTTtaactgttgctgaatccataaCATTTgagcacaacagcttccagctgCTAAATATTCTGCTTCAGCGGTTGATGTGGCGATAgacgtttgcttcttgctggcCCATGAAATAAGTCTTTCCCCTAAGAATTGGCATGAACCGCTTGTGCTTTTTTGATCGattttgcatcctgcataatctgcatctgagtaacCTACAAGGTTAAAACTTGAATCTTTGGGATACCAAAGACCCACATTTGTGGttcctttcaaatatttgagtATGCATTTAGAGGCAATAAAGTGAGATTGCATGGGTTTAGCTTGAAACCGTGCACATAGGCATACAACAAACATAATGTCCGGTCGACTTGCGGTTAGATATAGTAAGGACCCAATTAGTCCTCTGTACATTTTTGTATCCACCGAAATTCCCCCTTCGTCTTTAtccaatttgattgatgaactcattggagtgctGGCCGGAGAGAAATTTTCCATGCCGAATTTCTTTAACATATCTCGAGTATATTTGGCTTGATTAATGAACATACCATTTTCAGACTGCTTGACTTGCAGTCCTAAAAAATAGTTTaattcgcccatcatgctcatttcaaattgttcCTGCATCATCTTAGAAAATCAATGACCAGCTCGAGTGGGTGATCCTTTTTCCACCGGAGACATGGTCCATATTGATCTTCCTCGGTTGATTGAATGATGTCATTCTCTTGTTCTGTTGCCTCTTCTGCCAGTGGTGTGTTCTGCGGTTGATAGTTGTTTTCTGGATCATTCGGTTGTTGACAATTTTCTTGACCGATTAGATTTTCTTTAGAAATAGTTTCACCTGTTCTTCGTATGTctatctcatcatcatcattgctACCTTCAAGGTTAGCagcttcaaaattatttatcagaTCATGCatgttgctattgctattgtcatgacatatagatgattcatcaaatacaacatgtaTGGATTCTTCGACAATGAGAGTtttttgattatagaatctATATGCTTTACTTACTGCTGAGTATCCCAGAAAGATGCCGTTTTCAGCCTTTACATCAAATGCAGTGAGATGCATTTTGCCATTTATGTGAATAAAACACTTACAGCCAAAGATGCGAAAATACCCCACTTCTGGCACTTTGCCGGTCCAtatttcatatggagtcttttcatgaattttattaatcatagaTCGATTCTGAGTGTAACAAGCCGTGTTGATGGCTTCAGCCCAAAATCTTTGCGAGATACCGGATTCAGCCAGCatggttctagctgcttctttcagtgtgcggtttcttctttctgctactccattttgttgaggcaaTCTTGCAGCTGATAGCTCGTGTTTAATCCCATGATCTTCAAGGTAGGATGCCAGATATTTGTtcagaaattcagttcctcTATCACTTCTGATTCTGTTGATGTTTTCCCTTTTCTCATTGTGAAGTCTCTAGCAGCTTGATTAGATAGTCGGCAGTTTGATCTTTGGAACCAAGGAATAGTACCCATGTAAATCTAGAAAAGTCATCAATAACGACCAGAGTGTATTTCTTTCCCCCTAAACTCATCACCGGGATTGGTccaaatagatccatgtgaAGAAGTTCTAGCCATCTTGCTGAAGAGTTTCTTCCCTTGCTTTTGAAAGTTGATCGAACCTGTtttccaagctgacaagcattgCATACTTTATCTTTGGCAAAGTCAACGTTAGGCAGTCCAGATACTAGCTTAAGCTTACTAATAGTagcaatggatttgaaatttagatgatttatCCTTTTATGCCATagccaatttttatttctatttaGAGCAACGAAACAAGTAGATGCATTTAAATATTGATCATTCTATTCTACTCTATAGGTGTTTTGACTTCGATAACCAGTCAACACAGTAGAACCTGTATTAGTTTTAACCATGCATTTTTCTTTATGAAATTCAACCGTGTACCCATTGTCACACAGTTGACTTATACTGATCAGATTGTAACATAAATTTTCTACTAGAAGAACATCCTTGATGATGATTTTGCCATGGGTAATCTTACCCTTGCCCATAGCTTTACCTTTAGAGTTGTCACCGAAAGTGATTGTTGGTCCTTTGAGATTTACAACTTCTGACAAGAGATCTTTATTTCCTGTCATATGTCTTGAGCATCCGCTGTCTAAGAACCATGATGATTTTTCTAAGTTTTTCTTCTTTAGTTCCTGAAAATGAAAAATTGGTACCCctttttatttgggtccaaggTTAATTAAACCCTTAGGAATCCACACTTGAATTATCCTTGCGGATTTTTTGTGATGTTTTCCAGGGTGATCATGATCGAAAACATACTCTGGTGATGAATGCAGTATATGTTGTTTGGGCATTTGATTATCATCATTCAATCTATACCTCTTTTGAACTGGTTGGCAATTGTAGTAATTGATGGGTCTGATCTTTGAGTGATATATAGTTGATCCTCTGTATCCGGTTGGATTTGGCCTGGGTTTGCGCCAATATTGTTTGGATTTATCATTCTGAACATAACCCAAACCACATCGCCTTCCATTATTCTCAAGATTCATATTTTGAATGCCTCGATCTTTAGGCTCATCATGTTCATATACCGAGCTAGATCtgacaaatttaattgatcTTAAACTGTCTTTTTCTAGCAACGGTTGAGTTGAAGCTTCTGAGGTATTGCAATCATTTATGCCGTAACCCAGCCCAGTTCTGTCTCCGGCTGGTTTCTGCATTTCATGCATCCTATCAAGAGAAGCAGAGGACTTGTTCCACTTGTTGATGGTACTCAATaaccgtttgttttcttttaatgTAGCATGGAACACTCTTCGTAAATCATCATTCTCAGCTGCTATCAGACTTAGCTTGACTTTCAAACTTTCAACCTCTTTGTGCTGCGAACAGCTAGAGAGagttaatttgttttttaagTCTTTCTTTTCTGCATCAGCTTCATTGAATTTCATAGATAGTCCTTTGAACTCATTTACCATATCGTGAAGTGCTGTAACAAGATCTTCTCGTGTAAATTCTTCAGAGTTAAAATCAAATATCATTTCATCAGTGGCTTCTTGATC contains:
- the LOC140830065 gene encoding uncharacterized protein; this translates as MASFNKIPMFSKEDYDDWKIRMQAHLAAQDDDMWFVITDGPMKIMKANTAVGTTEGAPQMVEKHRSKWTAEDKKKANLDNVAKYILYKTLDKNMFAKIKTFTTAKEIWEKLTQLCEGNDQTKENKLTVAIQKFDNAKMKPGENLAEFDERFSSIVIELTSLGKEYSNREIALKVMSALPREWDLGIRTEEEPSTTQQTKALAAATVTLPVEESTSKKSAEQLSNEAMSLFVKRFGKFMPKNQSQINKPYFKKDHTEDGQEEDKGKWAETESEKSSSEEYSSESEDKKVECLMAKEDQEATDEMIFDFNSEEFTREDLVTALHDMVNEFKGLSMKFNEADAEKKDLKNKLTLSSCSQHKEVESLKVKLSLIAAENDDLRRVFHATLKENKRLLSTINKWNKSSASLDRMHEMQKPAGDRTGLGYGINDCNTSEASTQPLLEKDSLRSIKFVRSSSVYEHDEPKDRGIQNMNLENNGRRCGLGYVQNDKSKQYWRKPRPNPTGYRGSTIYHSKIRPINYYNCQPVQKRNKNWLWHKRINHLNFKSIATISKLKLVSGLPNVDFAKDKVCNACQLGKQVRSTFKSKGRNSSARWLELLHMDLFGPIPVMSLGGKKYTLVVIDDFSRFTWVLFLGSKDQTADYLIKLLETSQ